The proteins below are encoded in one region of Paraburkholderia phenazinium:
- the frr gene encoding ribosome recycling factor, translating to MSVADIRKGVEQKMQRSIDAFKNDLSKIRTGRAHTGLLDHIQVDYYGSPVPISQVANMTLIDARTIGVQPWEKKMVPVVEKAIRDSDLGLNPATQGDVIRVPMPALTEERRRELTKVARSEAETAKIAVRNLRRDANEQLKKLVKDKEISEDDERRAGDDVQKLTDKFVTEIDKLVTTKEAEIMTV from the coding sequence ATGTCTGTGGCTGATATCAGGAAGGGCGTCGAGCAGAAAATGCAGCGCTCGATCGACGCGTTCAAGAACGATCTGTCGAAGATCCGTACGGGCCGTGCACACACGGGCCTGCTCGATCACATCCAGGTCGATTATTATGGCTCGCCGGTGCCGATCTCGCAGGTCGCGAACATGACGCTGATCGACGCGCGTACGATCGGCGTGCAGCCGTGGGAAAAGAAGATGGTGCCGGTCGTCGAAAAGGCGATTCGTGACTCCGATCTGGGCCTGAACCCGGCTACGCAAGGCGACGTGATCCGCGTGCCGATGCCCGCGCTGACCGAAGAACGCCGTCGCGAGCTGACCAAGGTGGCGCGTAGCGAAGCCGAAACGGCCAAGATCGCGGTGCGCAACCTGCGCCGTGATGCCAACGAGCAATTGAAGAAGCTCGTGAAAGACAAGGAAATCTCCGAAGACGACGAGCGTCGTGCCGGTGACGACGTCCAGAAGCTCACGGACAAGTTCGTCACTGAAATCGACAAGCTCGTGACGACCAAAGAAGCCGAGATCATGACGGTTTGA